One region of Brassica napus cultivar Da-Ae chromosome A10, Da-Ae, whole genome shotgun sequence genomic DNA includes:
- the LOC106385326 gene encoding sugar transporter ERD6-like 16: protein MAVPEIKDVERGEIVSRVEGLGNPLLKKVADQDDVEESEINESYFMVLFSTFVAVCGSFEFGSCVGYSAPTQSSIRQDLNLSLAEFSMFGSILTIGAMLGAVMSGHISDLTGRKGAMRTSACFCITGWLAVFFSKSALLLDVGRFFTGYGIGVFSYVVPVYIAEISPKNLRGALTTLNQLMIVIGSSVSFLIGSLISWKILALTGLAPCIVLLFGLCFIPESPRWLAKAGREKEFRVALQKLRGRDTDITNEAEEIQASIQALEILPKARIQDLVSKKYSRSVIIGVSLMVFQQFVGINGIGFYASETFVKAGLSSGKLGTIAIACVQVPITVLGTVLIDKCGRRPLIMISSGGIFLGCILTGTSFFLKGQSLLLEWVPFLAVGGVLIYIAAFSIGMGPVPWVIMSEIFPINVKGIAGSLVVLVNWSGAWAVSYTFNFLMSWSSPGTFYMYSAFAAMTIIFVAKMVPETKGKTLEEIQASIRRET from the exons ATGGCAGTTCCGGAAATTAAAGATGTGGAGAGGGGTGAAATAGTAAGTCGAGTGGAGGGTCTAGGGAATCCATTGTTGAAGAAGGTGGCTGATCAAGATGATGTTGAAGAGAGTGAGATTAATGAATCTTACTTCATGGTTCTCTTCAGCACTTTTGTTGCTGTCTGTGGCTCTTTTGAGTTCGGCTCTTGT GTTGGATACTCAGCTCCTACTCAATCATCTATAAGACAAGACCTCAATCTCTCCCTTGCTGAG TTCTCTATGTTTGGATCAATATTAACAATCGGTGCAATGCTTGGTGCTGTTATGAGTGGGCATATTTCAGATTTGACTGGCCGTAAAGGG GCGATGAGAACTTCAGCTTGCTTCTGCATCACTGGTTGGCTCGCTGTCTTCTTCTCAAAG AGTGCTTTGTTACTCGATGTAGGAAGGTTCTTCACAGGATATGGCATTGGAGTTTTTTCTTATGTG GTGCCTGTATACATTGCTGAGATATCTCCCAAGAATCTACGAGGTGCACTCACAACGCTGAACCAACTCATGATTGTGATCGGCTCATCGGTTTCTTTCTTGATCGGCTCCCTCATTTCCTGGAAAATCCTTGCCCTTACTG GGCTTGCTCCCTGCATTGTTTTGCTATTTGGCTTGTGCTTCATACCCGAGTCTCCCCGTTGGCTG GCAAAAGCAGGACGTGAGAAAGAGTTTCGCGTAGCGCTACAAAAGCTGAGAGGAAGAGATACAGATATCACAAATGAAGCTGAAGAGATTCAAGCCTCCATTCAAGCTCTTGAGATTCTTCCAAAAGCAAGAATCCAAGATCTTGTCTCCAAGAAATACAGTCGGTCTGTCATC ATTGGTGTTTCCCTGATGGTATTCCAACAGTTTGTGGGAATCAACGGGATTGGATTCTACGCAAGCGAAACGTTTGTAAAAGCAG GACTTTCGTCTGGTAAACTCGGAACAATTGCTATCGCTTGTGTTCAG GTGCCAATAACTGTTCTTGGAACAGTCTTGATAGATAAATGTGGAAGAAGGCCACttataatg ATTTCATCTGGTGGTATCTTCTTAGGATGTATACTCACAGGAACATCTTTCTTCCTCAAG GGACAAAGCTTGTTACTTGAATGGGTGCCTTTCTTAGCCGTGGGAGGTGTACTT ATCTATATAGCTGCTTTTTCCATCGGAATGGGTCCTGTTCCTTGGGTGATAATGTCTGAG ATATTTCCAATAAACGTGAAAGGAATCGCAGGAAGCTTAGTGGTACTGGTGAACTGGTCTGGTGCTTGGGCTGTTTCTTACACTTTCAACTTCCTCATGAGCTGGAGCTCTCCAG GAACATTCTACATGTACTCTGCTTTTGCTGCGATGACGATTATCTTTGTGGCGAAGATGGTGCCTGAGACGAAAGGGAAGACACTCGAAGAGATCCAAGCTTCTATCCGAAGAGAGACATAA
- the LOC106387817 gene encoding squamosa promoter-binding-like protein 7 isoform X1 → MSSLSQSQSPSPPEMEIQPPALLDDDPSAYSSSALWDWGDLLDFAADEPLLVSLDSDQTPFVPPPPLIATQSDTYPSPDESGGSGSDRVRKRDPRLLCSNFVEGLLPCSCPELDQKLEEAELPKKKRVRGGSGVARCQVPGCEVDISELKGYHRRHRVCLRCANASFVVIEGEDKRYCQQCGKFHVLPDFDEGKRSCRRKLERHNNRRKRKPVDKGGVASKQQQVLSQNDNSVIDVDDGKADNTCSSDQRVEQEASLNFEDRHIPTQGSVPFTHSINADNFVSGTGSGEAQPDEGINDTKSERSPSGGDNKSAYSTMCPTGRISFKLYDWNPAEFPRRLRHQIFQWLATMPVELEGYIRPGCTILTVFIAMPEIMWAKLSKDPVAYLDEFILKPGKMLFGRGSMTVYLNNMIFRLIKGGTTLRRVDVKLESPKLQFVYPTCFEAGKPIELVVCGLNLVQPKCRFLVSFSGKYLPHNYSVVPGPGQDGKRSCNNKLYRINIVNSDPNLFGPAFVEVENESGLSNFIPLIVGDKAICSEMKLIEQKFNARLFPEEQDITACCCLTCCCQDFKERQSTFTGLLLDIAWSVKVPSSECTEQTVNRCQIKRYNRVLNYLIQSNSPSILGNVLQNLETLVKKMEPDSFVHCTCDCDVRLLHENMNTARKQQRHEDSKVNPITSACCCDSSFQDMPSRVLNVNQESEAGLDCTKRIHTASPDTGRKETDPLLNKEVVMNVNDIGDWPRKSCIPIQSAQTFRSRQTVLFIATIAVCFAVCAVLYHPNKVTQLAVSIRTRLAHKL, encoded by the exons ATGTCTTCTCTGTCGCAATCTCAATCGCCATCGCCGCCGGAGATGGAAATTCAACCGCCGGCATTGCTGGACGACGATCCTTCCGCTTATTCCTCCTCCGCCCTGTGGGATTGGGGCGATCTCCTTGACTTCGCCGCGGACGAGCCACTCCTCGTCTCTTTAGACTCCGATCAAACCCCCTTCGTTCCTCCTCCTCCGTTGATTGCGACGCAATCTGATACGTATCCTTCGCCGGATGAATCTGGCGGCTCCGGCTCCGATCGGGTTAGGAAGCGTGACCCGAGGCTGCTGTGTTCCAATTTCGTGGAAGGTTTGCTTCCGTGCTCGTGTCCGGAGCTCGATCAGAAGCTTGAGGAGGCTGAGCTGCCGAAGAAGAAGCGGGTTCGAGGCGGGTCGGGCGTGGCTCGATGTCAGGTTCCGGGTTGTGAGGTTGATATAAGCGAGCTTAAAGGGTATCATAGGAGGCATAGGGTTTGCCTTCGGTGTGCGAACGCTAGCTTTGTTGTGATTGAGGGAGAGGATAAGAGATACTGTCAACAGTGTGGAAA GTTCCACGTGCTCCCGGACTTTGACGAGGGAAAACGCAGCTGTCGGAGAAAGCTAGAGCGTCACAACAACAGAAGGAAAAGGAAACCTGTAGATAAAGGAGGAGTTGCTTCAAAACAACAGCAAGTGTTATCACAGAATGATAACAGCGTCATTGATGTTGATGATGGTAAAG CAGATAATACATGCTCTAGTGACCAGAGAGTGGAACAAGAGGCTTCATTGAATTTTGAAGATCGGCATATCCCCACTCAGGGTTCTGTACCATTTACCCATAGCATCAACGCAGATAACTTTGTCTCTGGTACAGGTTCGGGTGAAGCTCAACCAGATGAAGGAATTAATGACACCAAGTCTGAACGTTCACCTTCCGGTGGTGACAATAAAAGTGCTTACTCAACTATG TGTCCCACAGGTCGGATCTCTTTCAAACTCTACGATTGGAATCCAGCGGAGTTCCCCCGGAGACTACGTCATCAA ATATTCCAATGGTTGGCCACCATGCCTGTTGAGTTGGAGGGTTATATCCGTCCCGGATGTACAATTTTGACCGTCTTTATAGCAATGCCAGAGATTATGTGGGCGAAG TTGTCTAAAGATCCTGTGGCATATCTGGATGAATTTATTCTTAAACCTGGGAAGATGCTATTCGGAAGAGGCTCGATGACTGTCTATTTGAACAACATGATTTTTCGTCTTATCAAAG GTGGAACAACTTTAAGAAGAGTAGATGTAAAACTAGAGTCACCGAAACTTCAGTTTGTGTATCCAACATGTTTTGAAGCTGGCAAACCAATTGAACTCGTCGTTTGTGGACTTAACCTTGTGCAACCCAAATGCCG GTTTCTTGTGTCTTTTTCTGGGAAGTACTTACCACATAACTATTCCGTTGTACCTGGACCGGGCCAGGATGGGAAGCGTTCTTGTAATAACAAGTTATACAGGATAAACATTGTGAATTCTGATCCTAATCTATTTGGTCCTGCATTTGTCGAG GTTGAAAATGAATCTGGCCTATCAAATTTCATACCTCTAATAGTTGGAGATAAAGCCATTTGTTCTGAAATGAAACTAATAGAGCAGAAGTTCAATGCTAGACTCTTTCCAGAGGAACAAGACATTACCGCCTGCTGTTGTTTGACTTGCTGTTGCCAAGATTTCAAAGAGAGGCAGAGCACCTTTACCGGGCTCTTGTTAGATATTGCATGGTCAGTGAAGGTCCCCTCTTCAGAATGCACTGAGCAGACCGTGAACCGATGTCAGATAAAAAGATACAACAGAGTGTTGAATTATCTGATACAGAGTAACTCGCCCTCAATCTTAGGAAACGTACTGCAAAATCTGGAAACTTTGGTGAAGAAAATGGAGCCAGACAGTTTCGTTCACTGTACATGTGACTGCGACGTGAGGCTTCTACATGAAAATATGAATACAGCCAGAAAGCAGCAAAGACATGAAGATTCAAAGGTGAATCCAATAACATCAGCGTGCTGTTGTGATAGCAGTTTCCAGGACATGCCATCGAGAGTATTAAACGTCAATCAG GAATCAGAAGCAGGATTAGACTGTACGAAGAGGATACATACGGCTTCACCAGATACTGGCAGAAAAGAGACTGATCCTCTTTTAAACAAAGAGGTTGTCATGAATGTAAATGACATAGGAGACTGGCCAAGGAAGTCTTGTATACCAATACAGTCTGCCCAAACATTCAGGTCTCGTCAGACTGTTCTATTTATCGCTACAATTGCTGTCTGTTTTGCGGTCTGTGCGGTTCTCTACCATCCAAACAAGGTCACGCAGCTTGCAGTGTCTATCCGGACGAGATTGGCACACAAACTATGA
- the LOC106387817 gene encoding squamosa promoter-binding-like protein 7 isoform X2, which translates to MSSLSQSQSPSPPEMEIQPPALLDDDPSAYSSSALWDWGDLLDFAADEPLLVSLDSDQTPFVPPPPLIATQSDTYPSPDESGGSGSDRVRKRDPRLLCSNFVEGLLPCSCPELDQKLEEAELPKKKRVRGGSGVARCQVPGCEVDISELKGYHRRHRVCLRCANASFVVIEGEDKRYCQQCGKFHVLPDFDEGKRSCRRKLERHNNRRKRKPVDKGGVASKQQQVLSQNDNSVIDVDDGKDNTCSSDQRVEQEASLNFEDRHIPTQGSVPFTHSINADNFVSGTGSGEAQPDEGINDTKSERSPSGGDNKSAYSTMCPTGRISFKLYDWNPAEFPRRLRHQIFQWLATMPVELEGYIRPGCTILTVFIAMPEIMWAKLSKDPVAYLDEFILKPGKMLFGRGSMTVYLNNMIFRLIKGGTTLRRVDVKLESPKLQFVYPTCFEAGKPIELVVCGLNLVQPKCRFLVSFSGKYLPHNYSVVPGPGQDGKRSCNNKLYRINIVNSDPNLFGPAFVEVENESGLSNFIPLIVGDKAICSEMKLIEQKFNARLFPEEQDITACCCLTCCCQDFKERQSTFTGLLLDIAWSVKVPSSECTEQTVNRCQIKRYNRVLNYLIQSNSPSILGNVLQNLETLVKKMEPDSFVHCTCDCDVRLLHENMNTARKQQRHEDSKVNPITSACCCDSSFQDMPSRVLNVNQESEAGLDCTKRIHTASPDTGRKETDPLLNKEVVMNVNDIGDWPRKSCIPIQSAQTFRSRQTVLFIATIAVCFAVCAVLYHPNKVTQLAVSIRTRLAHKL; encoded by the exons ATGTCTTCTCTGTCGCAATCTCAATCGCCATCGCCGCCGGAGATGGAAATTCAACCGCCGGCATTGCTGGACGACGATCCTTCCGCTTATTCCTCCTCCGCCCTGTGGGATTGGGGCGATCTCCTTGACTTCGCCGCGGACGAGCCACTCCTCGTCTCTTTAGACTCCGATCAAACCCCCTTCGTTCCTCCTCCTCCGTTGATTGCGACGCAATCTGATACGTATCCTTCGCCGGATGAATCTGGCGGCTCCGGCTCCGATCGGGTTAGGAAGCGTGACCCGAGGCTGCTGTGTTCCAATTTCGTGGAAGGTTTGCTTCCGTGCTCGTGTCCGGAGCTCGATCAGAAGCTTGAGGAGGCTGAGCTGCCGAAGAAGAAGCGGGTTCGAGGCGGGTCGGGCGTGGCTCGATGTCAGGTTCCGGGTTGTGAGGTTGATATAAGCGAGCTTAAAGGGTATCATAGGAGGCATAGGGTTTGCCTTCGGTGTGCGAACGCTAGCTTTGTTGTGATTGAGGGAGAGGATAAGAGATACTGTCAACAGTGTGGAAA GTTCCACGTGCTCCCGGACTTTGACGAGGGAAAACGCAGCTGTCGGAGAAAGCTAGAGCGTCACAACAACAGAAGGAAAAGGAAACCTGTAGATAAAGGAGGAGTTGCTTCAAAACAACAGCAAGTGTTATCACAGAATGATAACAGCGTCATTGATGTTGATGATGGTAAAG ATAATACATGCTCTAGTGACCAGAGAGTGGAACAAGAGGCTTCATTGAATTTTGAAGATCGGCATATCCCCACTCAGGGTTCTGTACCATTTACCCATAGCATCAACGCAGATAACTTTGTCTCTGGTACAGGTTCGGGTGAAGCTCAACCAGATGAAGGAATTAATGACACCAAGTCTGAACGTTCACCTTCCGGTGGTGACAATAAAAGTGCTTACTCAACTATG TGTCCCACAGGTCGGATCTCTTTCAAACTCTACGATTGGAATCCAGCGGAGTTCCCCCGGAGACTACGTCATCAA ATATTCCAATGGTTGGCCACCATGCCTGTTGAGTTGGAGGGTTATATCCGTCCCGGATGTACAATTTTGACCGTCTTTATAGCAATGCCAGAGATTATGTGGGCGAAG TTGTCTAAAGATCCTGTGGCATATCTGGATGAATTTATTCTTAAACCTGGGAAGATGCTATTCGGAAGAGGCTCGATGACTGTCTATTTGAACAACATGATTTTTCGTCTTATCAAAG GTGGAACAACTTTAAGAAGAGTAGATGTAAAACTAGAGTCACCGAAACTTCAGTTTGTGTATCCAACATGTTTTGAAGCTGGCAAACCAATTGAACTCGTCGTTTGTGGACTTAACCTTGTGCAACCCAAATGCCG GTTTCTTGTGTCTTTTTCTGGGAAGTACTTACCACATAACTATTCCGTTGTACCTGGACCGGGCCAGGATGGGAAGCGTTCTTGTAATAACAAGTTATACAGGATAAACATTGTGAATTCTGATCCTAATCTATTTGGTCCTGCATTTGTCGAG GTTGAAAATGAATCTGGCCTATCAAATTTCATACCTCTAATAGTTGGAGATAAAGCCATTTGTTCTGAAATGAAACTAATAGAGCAGAAGTTCAATGCTAGACTCTTTCCAGAGGAACAAGACATTACCGCCTGCTGTTGTTTGACTTGCTGTTGCCAAGATTTCAAAGAGAGGCAGAGCACCTTTACCGGGCTCTTGTTAGATATTGCATGGTCAGTGAAGGTCCCCTCTTCAGAATGCACTGAGCAGACCGTGAACCGATGTCAGATAAAAAGATACAACAGAGTGTTGAATTATCTGATACAGAGTAACTCGCCCTCAATCTTAGGAAACGTACTGCAAAATCTGGAAACTTTGGTGAAGAAAATGGAGCCAGACAGTTTCGTTCACTGTACATGTGACTGCGACGTGAGGCTTCTACATGAAAATATGAATACAGCCAGAAAGCAGCAAAGACATGAAGATTCAAAGGTGAATCCAATAACATCAGCGTGCTGTTGTGATAGCAGTTTCCAGGACATGCCATCGAGAGTATTAAACGTCAATCAG GAATCAGAAGCAGGATTAGACTGTACGAAGAGGATACATACGGCTTCACCAGATACTGGCAGAAAAGAGACTGATCCTCTTTTAAACAAAGAGGTTGTCATGAATGTAAATGACATAGGAGACTGGCCAAGGAAGTCTTGTATACCAATACAGTCTGCCCAAACATTCAGGTCTCGTCAGACTGTTCTATTTATCGCTACAATTGCTGTCTGTTTTGCGGTCTGTGCGGTTCTCTACCATCCAAACAAGGTCACGCAGCTTGCAGTGTCTATCCGGACGAGATTGGCACACAAACTATGA